The genomic window CCTCAGCTTTTGCCCTCTGCAGATTCTCCCAAGCACTGATCTTTGCTTCCTCTCTTTGCAACCTGTAAAAAATCCAAGTTAAGATCTTCTTCTGAAAAAAAAAGATCCTTCATATTTCTGGTACTTTAATTTCACTCAACTACTCCCCAAGTTTCTTTTGGATATTGATATTAATGCTCCCCTGAAATCATGCAGTTCTACCTAGGAACTCAATGTCGGAAATTTCCTGGGAACATTAAACACCAAGCATTGAATGACCCAACGTACCCTCAAATTAATCCAACTATGGTTTCCAGGGATGTTGGGAAGTGTAGTGGCCCCTACTATTTAATGTTACACGTCATAGGAAATTATTGGGACTCTAATATTATATGAAAGTAGTGATCTTGGTCCCTAATTGAACTAgtgaaaattacattttaaactTCATTAAGCAAAGCACAAAATGAGTTCATCGGATTTCAACTAATTGTGTTTATTATGGACTTCTCCTGTTTTAACTGGATGATGCAGGCAGAACTTGAGGAAGAATGCAATAAAAACATACTTTGAAATGCTTGTTGCTGCCTCTGCGATATCCAGAGATAAAGCAGAAGTTGGGGCGCTGTTTCGGTAGAAGCCTTCAAAATCCGGCTCGCCTTTCTTGATTCTTCTCGATCCATGCCTTTTTGACCGGTTAGTAACAGTGGCTCGCTTGTCTATCTGCACTTCCCTGATGTCCAGTTTAGAAGGATGATCATTGTTGTCCACAGCAGGAAGAGGAAGGATAGGGGGAGGTGAGTGGCCGAATGAAGACCTCTCTCTAGTAGATGAGTGGCTGCTACTGTTGTCCGGGCTCATTTGCGTCGCCATATCCCTCCGCGAAGCTACACGACACAGCATCATTTCGGCATCCTTGATTTCATCAAGTTTTTCATCTGCGACAATTTGATATTCAACATCAGAAGTTTGAAACCAACATGAACAGATATAGTCTTCTTATTACAGTCGCAGCAGCTCCAAGCCACAAACTAAAATGCAATATCAATTTGAAGCTAACGTTTTACAGgatctattaaaatttaatcgtATTTCATTATCTACTAGCCTCCAAGGCTCTATGTTCCTCAAACTCGGATACATAAAAGAGAAATGAAGAGTTGGTGGAACAAAGTTCACCTACCAGATGCAGCCTTAAGAAGTTCATCATTTACAATTAATCAGTAATGATTAGATATTTAAAAGAAGTGGGATTGACTTTTAGAGTATCTTCTTTGCAATTTGGAAAAATTGGGTTTTGTGGGGGTTAGATTATCCTACTTCATGTAGTTGAACTTCCATAATCAGATCAGCCTAAGATGAAATTGCAAGCAAATGAAGCTCAAAACAAAGGAAGAACAGTAATACCTTGAGAGCTTGGCAATGAAGACTCACTGACCAAATCTGACGACCATCCAGGTATAATAGCAGATCGTGCTACATTACTATCACTCTGCACCATACAAGATTGATCGCCGTCAACATCTCCAGCAGCTGCGGCGGCTCTACAACCAAGATAATGAACGGAAACCCCATCAGCCATCAAAACCCCAGTTGAAAATGGAGACCCTGCCATTAAATTCCTCACAGTCCCACTCCCTCCACCATCAAGCAAGTTCATGGAAGGCGAGCAATTGGAGTAGAAAGCAATCCCAGGGGGCACAATCGGCCCACTTTTAGACTTTGGCCGCCTCTGGAGATGATAGTTTACGTTCTTGCTAACACCATAACCCAAAACAGGGCTACAAATCCACCTCTCAGCATCTTCCCATTTGGAAGGCAAAGTTCTTCCACTGTAAAAAGGTGTCAAAGATGAAGCACTGATATGTCTTCTGCTATTGCCATTGCTGTTAGCTGAACGCGCCACTCGCTCTGAACTCCAACCTTTTTGACTCACCACCGCCCCATTATCACGGTAATCTGAACCTCCTGGGCTTGGAAAAGTACCCAGATGGCTCAAAGAAACAGACCCTTTCTTCATTCACTCTCAATCACCCCCAACAGTCTTAGCCTGATACCTCACCCAGTGCCACAAAGAGCTAGACTTTGAACAGATAAAATTGATTATTCGGTTTGCCGGCAAGACTGTCTAAAAGGGTCATTGAGACAATGAAAGAATTTGTTTGAAAGCTGGTTTTTACTGTTGTTTGCAGCTAATTATATACCCCTTTCTTttacattaatttattattttgggaAGCTATCCGATCCTTGGGTACAAAGATTTGTTTGCATCTAAGACAAGCCTCATGAAGGGTTGCTCCATTGAGAATGAAAAATGCCAAAACACAGCTTCAAATCATTGATTACAAAAGCTAAGAATGTTGACGAAGTAAGCATTAGACGTTTTTATCAGCAGTATCTGTCAAAGACAACGATATTTTCATCGTTTTTATAcatagtccttttacttttttaCTAGTTGAAATCTCAGATACTCAAGTAAAACCACATGAATAAGACAACAGAAAAGCCAcccaagaaaaaggaaaaagaatccATGGGTGACCAACAAGAACAAGGAGGCCATATACTTGGACTTTGAAGATTGAAATTTAAGAACATTGTCCACACATTtcccattttcatttgtttgttCCTTGTAATACAAGAAATCACTTAATCTCTGTTTGTTCATGGGATTGAATATTTCTGCATCTTTACCTGCCATAATCAATAATTGAActcttttataaaaatagaatatttatatatttcttaattaaaaaagcATATCCAAATCAAGGCGGATCCAAGGGTCTTTGGTCCCTCGTTCTTTAGCATCGTAAGGggaaatttcattttaatccttccaacatttataatttaatatttttatctccAATCATAACacaaaatttgatattttcataaataataacttttagttacaatatattaatatattttgtaaaatgaaaataatttttaatacatgaaattacattaataaattttattaatgactaatattattaatacattacagtttttaataaaaaattaaatatgatgtGCTATTTGTGTCTCAAATGGGTATATTTATAAGTGTATAACGACCGCTCTTTTAGAAGATCCAAAATTTTGATAAACAAATAGGGTTGCTATTCACTATATATTAAACTACTCATTTACTTAAAAACTATCATTTTTTAATCTTGACTTGTAAGGAGCATTggttaaaaatattcatttaatattaatcaGGTCTCTAACTTAgttatcaaactttcatattaatattattaatataagttTATTACCATCAAATTTATATCCATtattagataattttaaaaaaaatatattttaaacataaaatattattttacttacGACAAAATTtagtatattatttaaaaaaaatattttcaccaaccatatatttttttaaagcaaatatatttatttgcttAGGTGATTTATCTAAAATTACAAATCATTCTTGATTACTTAACTAAATCtcattacattttaatttatttgagatTTTCACTGTTTAATCCCTTCTTCCCTTTACtaatatttttcttcatttcatatttttgcgACTAAATTATAATAACCTTAGCATCCAAGTTATTCCACCAATGTATTATTTTGATTGGCTCATTCTCAAAATATAACTATATCTAAtatgttagattttaaaataaaaatattaaaaaaaaaggaaattgcaATACTTGCATGCTAAGGTTATTATAATTTAGTcgcaaaaatatttttaatatttttactttaaaatcTAACATATTAGATATAGTTATATTTTGAGAATGAGCCaatcaaaataatacatttgtGGAATAATATAAAGTTTAACTATAGTCTAATAttacttttcttaaaaaaaaaaacccctaaacTCTAATATTATTTGGAATGGCCCAAATTACATACATCATAATATACTTTGGGATaatataaaagtaatatattttttacaCTAACTCAAATTACATGCATTTTTTTAGAATGAAAGTACATAcatttacatttatattttacgtaaaaaaaaatctttccatgtttcccattttattttaatttggaaaataataattttttggaaaCAAGTTTCAACATaatcacttaaaaaaaatataattgtactgattgagtcttagttcgattgaCATGAGCATTGTTACTAATGTAAAAATATctgaattttttctaaaaaacaacccaaaatttaaatttttttaataaaaacaatgtAGGGACCTCAATTAAGATGTTAAATATTTAACGTGAAAATTTAGTTTACAGTTTTTAAAACATGCAATTATAATATTAGTATACTTACCCACTGATCGGAAATGAAGTTCTGGATGTTGGTTCACTCCCTTCTTTTGTTCTCACTCTTCATTTTCAAGAAAAAACGCAAACTTTAACAGGTAGGgtttaatgttaattaaaaaccatagaaaatgtaaatatgattgTGTGGTCCAATG from Gossypium hirsutum isolate 1008001.06 chromosome D12, Gossypium_hirsutum_v2.1, whole genome shotgun sequence includes these protein-coding regions:
- the LOC107945721 gene encoding uncharacterized protein; translated protein: MKKGSVSLSHLGTFPSPGGSDYRDNGAVVSQKGWSSERVARSANSNGNSRRHISASSLTPFYSGRTLPSKWEDAERWICSPVLGYGVSKNVNYHLQRRPKSKSGPIVPPGIAFYSNCSPSMNLLDGGGSGTVRNLMAGSPFSTGVLMADGVSVHYLGCRAAAAAGDVDGDQSCMVQSDSNVARSAIIPGWSSDLVSESSLPSSQDEKLDEIKDAEMMLCRVASRRDMATQMSPDNSSSHSSTRERSSFGHSPPPILPLPAVDNNDHPSKLDIREVQIDKRATVTNRSKRHGSRRIKKGEPDFEGFYRNSAPTSALSLDIAEAATSISKLQREEAKISAWENLQRAKAEAAIRKLEMKLEKKRSASMDKILRKLRTAQVKAQEMRSSISGKEDEQIPKTSPKFTFFHIRMSFLSSCFTCHGF